One Dasypus novemcinctus isolate mDasNov1 chromosome 27, mDasNov1.1.hap2, whole genome shotgun sequence genomic window, ctctgttctcttctcttAAATCACTGATTCTCTCCCAATTCCCCCAAGCTCTAATTCTCACTTTCCTAACATGATTCTTCAACTCCAGCCCGCCTAATCGCTTCACTTTTTGAATATACACACTTAAAAGCTCTCCTAGGGTATATTATCTTTTAATAACCAAACGAAGTTCCTGTCTTCTAGGAAGCCTTCAACCATCATTCTATAACTTACACATTCCAGTCCACACCATCTCCACCTCCCTCCCCAAACACACAAACTCACAAACCATGTACTTTATGGAATGACTTAACTGGGCATCTAGTGAGCATCCctattaaaatgttttatgtgCATACATGTTACCACCTCAAGTTATTACAAGCTCCGTTAAGGAAGAAACAACAAGGGACACCGACAATATGACAGacattctttttaatcttttacaTGTATTAAGAAATAGCTACTGTTATTGttctcattttatatttaggaAAGAGAGGTTAAGTCAGGAAAAGAGTATCTTTGGCATGAATCTAAGTATAAGAAATGTATAATAATTGCTGAATGAATGTATAATAATTATGAATGAGTGAACATACTCATACAATTCTGGTATCTTGCTCTAGTTTCATGAATGATTTATCATACTGCCAAATACAGGTGCTTCATTTTTACTACTCAAGGCTAAAACAGGACTGTGCCAAGAGCACAAGCTAAACAAATGCTTTCTAAGAATAAGTTTGGGCAGACATCTTTTATGTTTTTTGGCTGCTATTCAGAAAGCAATGGTATGAAAGCATTTGTATTTTATAGTTAGGGTGCTCCTGAGCCTATGTTTACACTTTATGAAGTaccttctgagaattaagcagcATTTATCATATAGCTACTTGTTCGTACCATCTCCGATTTATAAGATTGCAATTAAAGAATATCTAGTCTATGTTGACTATCAGCTACTAAGTAGTTATATGATCTTAGGAAAATCAATTTATGtctctgggacttgcttttcttatCTGTATAAAAAGGGACTGAGCTAAAATAAACTGGCATTTAGGCAATTCCTAAGGGGAAtgtcatttataaaattatattattttaaagagacTGTAAGAATGGAGGAAATAACATTAACACAGAAGGGACTATTCAAGAAACCAGAATCAAAGTCAGATAGGAATATAACCCCAATTACCTCCTGGAGAACCAACTCTTCCATACAAAGAACTTCTACCTGTAACTAGCTGAATGATGTCAAGGTGAAAGTTAAGGCCACACTCAGTTGCTCCCATCTTCTCAGGTACCCTTTTGTGATAGTGGCACTATTAATTTAAAGTGCATTAAAAACCTCTAAAGCTGAATGCTTTCAACATCAATAAAACATATTCatcctttttgaaaaataatattctaAAAATACACAGAGcaaatttttttccccagagaatTTCAGAAGGCATACAAATACTATTAGTAAATTAGTCattgtcaattaaaaaaagatcaaAGTTGTAAGTAATCTCTTGTTAAGCATCTACACAGGTagtggatttttgtttttgtgttagtatgctttgggtataaatgtGTATTAAATATGCATATCAAACTCTTAAAATCACCTTAAAGTAAAAGTTCTCCACTCCCTCCTTTCCTGCTCCTAAGTAGAGGACTTTTGATATTAGAAAATTCAAATGGGAAGCAAAAAAGCAGACACTTATATTTTTGGTTCTTTATCTGGATGTGGTCTCAGAACCACCTTAAACTTCATTTAAACTGATTACCAAATACACTTATTACTAtaatttaaatatgaaattattttaaatgtacttttcCCTTTAAATATAAGTGTTTGGCTACTTAAGAGTTTTGTGTAGGTACAAAAGaagttcacaaatattttctttttgaacatTAAAGACCAAAGTAACACAATTCAAGTCGGTTCAAAAATACAAGATACATAAGtaacataaattatttttaaagtcttatgCAGAGCAAAATACTTCTTTTGAAATTATATTGCTGTGATGCCCCCAAATTTATTGGCTTTAAAATGTTTACTCCTATCTTCCTACACACTTATAAAAATACACTGAACaagaaaggaatttaaaatttttgtttagaATTAACATTATATAAACATTACACAAATAAGCAAGTAAGAAAAAACCAAAATTATGTAGAAACTTTGCCACTgcatttatatgtatgtatgtactttTGGACACTCACATACATACATAATTTCATCAATGcttaagatttttcttttgataaaaatttaaaatgtcttatAAATATAATGGCAAATAGAAAATACAGTCAGAGCAAACCTGTATTTTTAAAGTTGGATAGTTAATTAAAAATAGAAGCACCATTCCCAAGATTATTATGACTTGTCTAACACCGAAAGTGTAAGTCAAATAGTCTGCCATTTAATTTCTAGCCACATTCAACTTACCAATAAATttatcaatcaataaataagacTGTGGAAACATCATAATATATATTTGGTTATATGGCAATATTGCCTTTTCTAACCAGCAGCAAAGGATCCTTAAAATCTCTAAAATAATACAGTCTCCATTTACAGTTAACCAGCAGTAAAGGATGGGGCTGGCAGGGGACCTACCTTCCATTGCCCTTTTAAAGAAGACCTTGCAGCTTCCACAGGTAAGGACGCCGTAATGGCAACCTGATGCTTCGTCCCCACAGATTAAACAAATCTTCTGGGGTAAGGACTCGAAGCTGTACTGTGGGCTCTGGCTGGCTTCTGAATCCGGCCTTGAAATGCAAAACAGAGGACTGCTTTATTTTTAAGTGTGCCAATATCTAATACCAAACTGTAACCCAGCAGggacagggtggggagaggggattttttaaaagagaactgCATCCAGACCCCCTTACAAGGCCCGCAGCCTGAACTGGGTGTAACCGACTACCCGAAACCAATCTCCAGACTCGCAAATTACTAGCCATTCATCAGGAGCACCGCACTCAAGGATACTAAATGGTGCACCGCTTTATGCCCAGGAAAGCACAAGTCCAGGGGTCAGCTCTGCTCCCCCAGATTCCTTACACAGAAGCAACCTGGTCTTCGACGAATGCCAAGCTAGGCTCTTTCTGCACGTGGGTAGTAACTAAGCGATCTTGCTGTAAGAGTTCAGGCTACTTAGCGAGGCTTTTGTTGAGGTTTTAAAGCTCCACCTGGACCGACTGCTTATCTAAACCCGTGTGGCTGCTCGTCGTTTTAAACTAAAGTGCTGTGGCTCTGCCTGGTCCCAGCGCCTGAGACTCCAACCCGAGCTTTCCTACTTGTTCTTTAAAATtccattccttcagtttgtcACGGAACACGTTTCTGAAAACCTGTCTGGCTCAAAAAAGTGCGTGGCGAATCCGAAACCACCTCAGCACACCGCGCGCGGCGGCGAAGGAGCCGCGAGGCGCGCGGCCCCGGGGCGGTGGCGTTGGGGCCACCCCCGTGCGCTCCCGCTTCTGGGGAGCCGGCGCCTCCAGTGACCTCGGAGCAGGCAGGCCCCGGCTGGGTCCCTCTCGAAAGCGGCGCCGCCCGGAAGGCCGGCCGCGCGGCGGCGAGCGGCGGCGCCCCCAGCAGGTGCGCgctgcgccccgcgccccgcgccccggccccgcgccccgcgcccggcGCTCACCTCAGGTAGTTGAGATAGGGCGGGTAGACCTGCGGCAGCCCCTCCTTGAGCACGGCTGCCGGGTAGCCGAGCGCCGGCAGCCCGTTGAGGCCGAGCGCCGGGTAGagcggcggcgcggggccggcGGCCGGGCCGGGGTGCGGGCCGTCTCGCGGCAGCAGGCCCGCGGCCTTGCCGGGCGGCGGCGCGAACGGGCCGGCCTGGGCCGCCGCGCCCTCGGCCTTGTACAGCACGCACTCGAGGGCCGAGGCGGCGGGCGAGGCGGCCTCGCCGGGCCTGGGGGCGGgcgcgcgcggcggcggcggggcggccGGGCAGTCGGCGAGGGCGCCCGCCGAGGGCCGCGGGGAGCGCGCGGCGGCCGCCTCGGCGCCGCCCTCCTCCTCCTTGATCTTGAGCGCGGGCGGCGGGAAGTCGCCGTAGAGCGGGAACGCGTCGTCCTTGGGCTCCGCGTCGGCCGGGTACGCGCAGTCGGGGAAGTCGCCGGCGGCGCCGGGAGGGGAGAGCGCCGAGGGCGAGGCCCGGGGCGCGGCGAGGGCGCCCGCCGGCCCGGCCTCGTAGGCCTCGTCCTCCAGCAGCTGGCGGGTGCGGGCGGCCAGGAAGGCCGGGTTCAGCGGCAGCAGGGGCACGTGGAGGAAGTCCAGCAGCGAGGCGGCCAGCGGGGAGCGCGCGGGCGCGTCCTGCGGCGCCGAGAAGCGCGGGTCCTCCCGGGGGCCCGGCGCGGCGCTGCCCGCGGCTCCCCCCCCGCCCGCGgggcccccgggcgcccgggctTTACCCTTCAGAAGCGGGCCCGCGGGGCCCTCGGCCTCGGAGCCGTCGTCCTCCTCGAGCTCCACCGCCGGGGCTCTCGCCGCGGCCCCGGGCCACTGGGGGCCCCCGGGCGTCGGCGCCAGCAGCGGCCGCGACGGCGACAGGCCCCTGGGCAGCCCCCGCGAGGCGGCCGCGGGCCCCAGGCCGTCGCCCGTCTTGCCCGCGGGGCGGCTCATGAGCGCGGAGAAAGCCCGCGGTTCTTCGGGGAGCTCGGGGCCAAACAGGCACCAGGGCCCGGTGGCCTCGCAGACGGCCGGGCCAGGGGCGGCCAGCAGCGTGTCCAGGACACTGTCCAGCAGCCCGGCGTCCTTCTCCGCGGGCCTGGGGCCACCGCCTCCCGCGCTCCCCGCGGCCGCGAGCCCGGGGTACGCGCCCTCCACGGGCGCCCGGGGCGGCGGCTCCTGCGCCTTGGTGCCCGCGGGGGTGGGGCCCGGGCAGGGCCGGGGGAAGAGCAGCCCGTCCAAGCTGGGCCCGGCGGAGGCCACGGGCGAGGCGTCCGCGGCGCGGCTGGCAGGGAAGGGGCCGGCGTCCAGGCGCCCCCGCCGCGGGGAGCCGGCCTGGGCGGGAGAGGGCGCGCCGCCCGCCACGTGGGGGGTCCGGGGGTCCTTGGCCTTGGACTCCGTCATGACGGCCCGACTCCCCTTTTCTCCTCCTCCCAGGCctctgggggggaggaggggaggggaggagggggtgtcGGTAATATAGGCGcagggggaggagaaaaggggaGCTGGAGTTGCCGGGACCGGGGGATCGCCACCGCCTGGGTCAGAGGGGGCGGCGCCACGCCGGCCCTCCCCGCGGCCGCCGGGAGGAGAGCGCCGGCGGTCCTGTCCCGTGGCCAGCGGGGAGGGTCAGAGGAGCAGAGCTGTGGCTCCCGCGTCGTCCGGGCGAGTTTGCCGCGAGTTCTTCGGCCGTTGGCAGAGGACGCGCGCCGGCGGCCAGGACGGCGGGGGCGCGGCCGGGTGCCCCTTTGCTCTGGCTCCCACCCCCGCCTGCTCGGCAGTTCCTGGTCCCGCTGCCCTTCTTGCTCAGCCCCTCGGGCCGGGCGGACCCCAGGGTCCAGCTCGGGGCGCCAGGCGTCCTTCCGTGCGCCCTACGGCAGGGACAGCGGCAGCTCCCGCGGCGGTCGGATCCCACTCGGGACGCCAAGCAGCGCTGGTCCTGGCGGGGACGACTCCCTGCGCGCCGGCGCCCACGCAATGCTAGTTCCTCGGCCCGAGTAACCCGCCTCAGCCCGCCCTGGCTCCCCGCGACGCCCCGCCCaaggcccctccccaccccacttagGGACCTGTGCCGCCTCCCCGGAGTTGGGGTTCCCGTCCCGCTCAGCTGAGTTCCCCCCTGGTTTGCAGGTGCTCCGGGGTGGACCCTCGGAATCATGTTAGATATTGTCATACGAATTTATCGTTATGCCCCAAATCGTACAAAAAACGATTGCTCTCCAAAGCCGAGTTCAGGAGCCGTTTCAGGAATCCACTATGGTCAGGTTTTCACGTAGTGAAGCCGCCCGGCTATATTGTTATAGAGTAAATGCATAAGGGTAGTCGTAAGTGCTCTGGAAGTGGGTTTCTCCCTTAACACTTAGTGAAAGTGAGCGCTTTCGAATTTCTCTTGGGACATGGACGTGTCCTGCTCCTCTCGAGCGGTCCGCAGCGTGGCAAAGGCGTTCGGAAGGGAGGCCGGCGGGCGAGGCCTCCCAACGCGCGAGGAAGTTTGGCTGTTAAGTGTCACGCTTTGATTTGTCCTAAGGAACGCACCCCAGGTTTTAATAAGTAGCCCTTAAGGAAAGTGTCCCTTAGCTCCGGCTGATGCCTGCGCTATCTGAGCATCTCACAATAGGCACGGTGAGCAGTATTTCCTCCCCCTCCAttcttattcttaaaaataagtatctttgaacttttaaaatagaTTACCTCTAAACTCATGAAGACATAGGAGAGAGGGGACTATATTACAAGACATGTTTTATCCAGACTAATAAAGGAGCCGTTTCTGTGCTAAACCCAAGACCATCTGGTATCCTGTCATCGTCTTAAAACACCCTCAAACATTCTTTGTTCAAAATGAGGTGAATGGTTTGGAAGGTTCCCGCTGGGGCCTCGGCGCCGCGTCTGCGCCGCGGGGCGGCAGGTTCTCAGCCGGGCTGGAAGACTCGGGACCCCGGGAGCGGAGCGCGCTGGAACGCAGGGGCCGGGAGCGCTGAGTCACCTGGGGAGCGGCTGCGCCAAGGAGAAAGGAACCTTCCCCACCTCCCGCAACTAGCTAGCCTTGACCGCCCAGTATTAGGCGCGTGGGCGCTGGCCaggtggaggaggggggaaggaatTCCGGGAAGCAGGTATCGGGTTCCTGGGCTCCACCAGCGGGCGGTGGTGTGGGAACTGCCAGGAGGCCACGACGCAGTGAGCGGGGGTGAAAGGGTAGGCGAGGGAGAGCGAGAGGAACTTATTTTTGCTTTCCGGCTTTCCTCTTTCCAgtccatttaaaaacatttagtgtgctttattgagatataattcaaatACCGAATGACTCACCC contains:
- the PGR gene encoding progesterone receptor isoform X1, whose product is MTESKAKDPRTPHVAGGAPSPAQAGSPRRGRLDAGPFPASRAADASPVASAGPSLDGLLFPRPCPGPTPAGTKAQEPPPRAPVEGAYPGLAAAGSAGGGGPRPAEKDAGLLDSVLDTLLAAPGPAVCEATGPWCLFGPELPEEPRAFSALMSRPAGKTGDGLGPAAASRGLPRGLSPSRPLLAPTPGGPQWPGAAARAPAVELEEDDGSEAEGPAGPLLKGKARAPGGPAGGGGAAGSAAPGPREDPRFSAPQDAPARSPLAASLLDFLHVPLLPLNPAFLAARTRQLLEDEAYEAGPAGALAAPRASPSALSPPGAAGDFPDCAYPADAEPKDDAFPLYGDFPPPALKIKEEEGGAEAAAARSPRPSAGALADCPAAPPPPRAPAPRPGEAASPAASALECVLYKAEGAAAQAGPFAPPPGKAAGLLPRDGPHPGPAAGPAPPLYPALGLNGLPALGYPAAVLKEGLPQVYPPYLNYLRPDSEASQSPQYSFESLPQKICLICGDEASGCHYGVLTCGSCKVFFKRAMEGQHNYLCAGRNDCIVDKIRRKNCPACRLRKCCQAGMVLGGRKFKKFNKVRVMRALDAVALPQAVGIPNESQALSQRITFTPSQEVQFIPSLVNLLMSIEPDVIYAGHDNSKPDTSSSLLTSLNQLAERQLLSVVKWSKALPGFRNLHIDDQITLIQYSWMSLMVFGLGWRSYKHVSGQMLYFAPDLILNEQRMKELSFYSLCLTMWQIPQEFVKLQVSQEEFLCMKVLLLLNTIPLEGLRSQNQFEEMRSSYIRELIKAIGLRQKGVVSSSQRFYQLTKLLDNLHDLVKQLHLYCLNTFIQSRALSVEFPEMMSEVIAAQLPKILAGMVKPLLFHKK
- the PGR gene encoding progesterone receptor isoform X2, producing the protein MTESKAKDPRTPHVAGGAPSPAQAGSPRRGRLDAGPFPASRAADASPVASAGPSLDGLLFPRPCPGPTPAGTKAQEPPPRAPVEGAYPGLAAAGSAGGGGPRPAEKDAGLLDSVLDTLLAAPGPAVCEATGPWCLFGPELPEEPRAFSALMSRPAGKTGDGLGPAAASRGLPRGLSPSRPLLAPTPGGPQWPGAAARAPAVELEEDDGSEAEGPAGPLLKGKARAPGGPAGGGGAAGSAAPGPREDPRFSAPQDAPARSPLAASLLDFLHVPLLPLNPAFLAARTRQLLEDEAYEAGPAGALAAPRASPSALSPPGAAGDFPDCAYPADAEPKDDAFPLYGDFPPPALKIKEEEGGAEAAAARSPRPSAGALADCPAAPPPPRAPAPRPGEAASPAASALECVLYKAEGAAAQAGPFAPPPGKAAGLLPRDGPHPGPAAGPAPPLYPALGLNGLPALGYPAAVLKEGLPQVYPPYLNYLRPDSEASQSPQYSFESLPQKICLICGDEASGCHYGVLTCGSCKVFFKRAMEGQHNYLCAGRNDCIVDKIRRKNCPACRLRKCCQAGMVLGGFRNLHIDDQITLIQYSWMSLMVFGLGWRSYKHVSGQMLYFAPDLILNEQRMKELSFYSLCLTMWQIPQEFVKLQVSQEEFLCMKVLLLLNTIPLEGLRSQNQFEEMRSSYIRELIKAIGLRQKGVVSSSQRFYQLTKLLDNLHDLVKQLHLYCLNTFIQSRALSVEFPEMMSEVIAAQLPKILAGMVKPLLFHKK